A single Cellulomonas sp. SLBN-39 DNA region contains:
- the cydB gene encoding cytochrome d ubiquinol oxidase subunit II, whose product MELSTVWFLLIAVLWTGYLVLEGFDFGVGMLLAILPRGDKARREKERRLMINTIGPVWDGNEVWLLTAGGATFAAFPEWYATLFSGFYLPLFLILVALIVRVVAFEWRGKINDDRWRAWADRALVFGSFLPSLLWGVAFANLVRGVELDADHQYVGGFFALLSPFALLGGLVTLSIFLTHGAAFLAMKTDGDMRERAASFAARSSVVTLVLAGGWAVWAQLAYSRNVWTWGAVLVAAAALVLLVAATRTRREGLAFGASAVAIVAAVVLIFGAMFPAVMPAFDPANSLTVDNASSTDYTLTVMTWVAVILTPIVLLYQGWTYWVFRKRLTVEHIPDHIGLTFERVVARD is encoded by the coding sequence ATGGAGCTCTCGACCGTCTGGTTCCTCCTCATCGCCGTCCTGTGGACCGGCTACCTCGTCCTCGAGGGGTTCGACTTCGGTGTCGGCATGCTGCTCGCGATCCTCCCCCGGGGCGACAAGGCCCGCCGGGAGAAGGAGCGCCGGCTGATGATCAACACCATCGGCCCCGTCTGGGACGGGAACGAGGTCTGGCTGCTCACCGCGGGCGGCGCGACCTTCGCCGCGTTCCCCGAGTGGTACGCGACGCTGTTCTCCGGGTTCTACCTGCCGCTGTTCCTCATCCTCGTCGCCCTCATCGTGCGCGTCGTGGCGTTCGAGTGGCGCGGCAAGATCAACGACGACCGGTGGCGCGCCTGGGCGGACCGGGCGCTGGTCTTCGGGTCGTTCCTGCCGTCGCTGCTCTGGGGGGTGGCGTTCGCCAACCTGGTCCGGGGCGTCGAGCTCGACGCCGACCACCAGTACGTCGGCGGGTTCTTCGCCCTGCTGTCACCGTTCGCGCTGCTCGGCGGACTCGTGACCCTGTCGATCTTCCTCACGCACGGGGCCGCGTTCCTCGCGATGAAGACCGACGGCGACATGCGCGAGCGTGCGGCGTCGTTCGCGGCCCGCAGCTCCGTGGTCACGCTCGTCCTGGCCGGCGGCTGGGCCGTGTGGGCGCAGCTGGCCTACTCGCGCAACGTGTGGACGTGGGGCGCGGTGCTCGTCGCCGCCGCCGCGCTCGTGCTGCTCGTGGCCGCCACCCGGACCCGCCGCGAGGGCCTGGCGTTCGGCGCCTCCGCCGTCGCGATCGTCGCGGCCGTCGTGCTCATCTTCGGCGCGATGTTCCCGGCCGTGATGCCCGCGTTCGACCCCGCGAACTCCCTGACGGTCGACAACGCCTCCTCCACGGACTACACCCTGACCGTCATGACGTGGGTCGCCGTGATCCTCACCCCGATCGTGCTGCTCTACCAGGGCTGGACGTACTGGGTGTTCCGCAAGCGCCTCACGGTCGAGCACATCCCCGACCACATCGGCCTGACCTTCGAGCGCGTCGTCGCCCGCGACTGA
- the rplU gene encoding 50S ribosomal protein L21: protein MVYAIVKAGGRQEKVAVGDVVVVDRLAAQAGATVELPALLLVDGDKVTTDAAALAAITVTAEVVRDEKGPKIDILKYKNKTGYRKRQGHRQRLTRLKVTGIK from the coding sequence GTGGTGTACGCGATCGTGAAGGCTGGCGGCCGCCAGGAGAAGGTCGCGGTGGGCGACGTCGTCGTCGTCGACCGCCTCGCCGCGCAGGCCGGTGCGACGGTCGAGCTGCCCGCGCTGCTCCTCGTCGACGGCGACAAGGTGACGACGGACGCTGCGGCGCTCGCCGCGATCACCGTCACCGCGGAGGTCGTCCGGGACGAGAAGGGCCCGAAGATCGACATCCTCAAGTACAAGAACAAGACCGGCTACCGCAAGCGTCAGGGTCACCGCCAGCGGCTGACCCGCCTGAAGGTCACCGGCATCAAGTGA
- the cydC gene encoding thiol reductant ABC exporter subunit CydC — protein sequence MNAPRPAPPRGTLRRAVRLLDVDPRRVALAVTLGTLALGCAVALAASAAWLIARASQMPPVLELSVATVAVRAFGIGRGLLRYLERLVSHDVALRGMVALRTTLYERLAAGRPEAVLAVRRGDLLQRVGADVDTVGDVVVRGLVPAAVAAVLGVLTSVTMAVLWPPAGLSLALCLLLASVVAPLMAARGARTVEEQGSVARADMSAAALTVLDDAGPLAVSGRLGAELDALADADRRLAAAADAGARPAAVGAALGQLAVGLAVLSALVTGVPAVTAGLLSPVALAVVVLTPLAAFEAASVLPAAAVQVHRSRAAAARVLALLDAADAADAADADLAPATTRPVVPAPTTTAGPLLVAHGLDVGWPGRPPALRDVTLDLSPGRRVGVAGASGAGKTSLLLTLAGLLPPVGGTVTLDGAPLTDVERARVVGAVVATPEDAHLFGTTVLENLRVARGDVTEDEAVEALGRAGLGAWLRTLPDGLATVLGADGRTVSGGERRRLLLARALVADAPLLLVDEPAEHLDPATADAVLDALWNAPPTRDGTARGVLVVTHRLGPLAAADEVLWLEDGRVAARGTHEALRADVPGYREAVEQTAAGRA from the coding sequence ATGAACGCGCCACGGCCGGCCCCCCCGCGCGGGACCCTGCGCCGGGCGGTGCGCCTGCTCGACGTCGACCCGCGCCGCGTCGCCCTGGCGGTGACCCTCGGCACGCTGGCGCTCGGCTGCGCGGTCGCCCTCGCCGCATCGGCGGCCTGGCTCATCGCCCGCGCGTCGCAGATGCCCCCCGTCCTCGAGCTGTCCGTGGCGACGGTGGCGGTCCGGGCCTTCGGGATCGGCCGGGGCCTGCTCCGCTACCTGGAGCGGCTCGTCTCCCACGACGTCGCGCTCCGCGGCATGGTCGCGCTGCGCACCACGCTGTACGAGCGCCTGGCCGCCGGCCGCCCGGAGGCGGTCCTCGCGGTCCGGCGCGGGGACCTCCTGCAGCGGGTCGGCGCGGACGTCGACACCGTGGGCGACGTCGTGGTGCGCGGCCTCGTGCCGGCCGCCGTGGCGGCCGTCCTCGGCGTGCTGACGAGCGTCACGATGGCCGTCCTGTGGCCGCCCGCCGGGCTGTCGCTGGCGCTGTGCCTGCTGCTCGCGTCGGTCGTGGCACCGCTGATGGCGGCCCGGGGCGCCCGCACGGTCGAGGAGCAGGGCAGCGTCGCGCGGGCCGACATGAGCGCGGCCGCGCTCACCGTCCTCGACGACGCCGGTCCGCTCGCCGTCTCGGGACGGCTGGGCGCCGAGCTCGACGCGCTGGCGGACGCCGACCGCCGCCTCGCTGCCGCGGCCGACGCCGGGGCACGGCCCGCGGCCGTCGGGGCCGCGCTCGGGCAGCTCGCCGTCGGCCTGGCCGTGCTGTCCGCGCTCGTCACGGGCGTCCCCGCCGTCACGGCCGGTCTGCTCTCCCCCGTCGCGCTGGCCGTGGTCGTGCTCACACCGCTGGCCGCGTTCGAGGCCGCGTCGGTCCTGCCGGCCGCGGCCGTCCAGGTGCACCGGTCACGCGCCGCGGCCGCCCGCGTGCTCGCCCTGCTCGACGCCGCGGACGCCGCGGACGCCGCGGACGCCGACCTTGCTCCGGCCACGACCCGTCCGGTCGTGCCGGCCCCGACGACGACGGCCGGGCCGCTCCTGGTCGCCCACGGGCTGGACGTGGGCTGGCCCGGGCGGCCGCCCGCGCTGCGCGACGTCACCCTCGACCTGTCACCGGGCCGACGGGTCGGCGTGGCCGGCGCGAGCGGCGCCGGAAAGACGAGCCTGCTGCTCACCCTCGCCGGGCTGCTCCCGCCCGTCGGCGGCACGGTCACCCTGGACGGCGCGCCGCTGACCGACGTCGAGCGCGCACGCGTCGTCGGCGCGGTCGTCGCCACCCCCGAGGACGCCCACCTGTTCGGCACCACCGTGCTGGAGAACCTGCGGGTGGCGCGCGGCGACGTGACGGAGGACGAGGCGGTCGAGGCCCTGGGGCGTGCCGGGCTCGGCGCGTGGCTGCGGACGCTGCCCGACGGCCTCGCCACGGTGCTCGGCGCCGACGGCCGCACCGTGTCGGGCGGAGAGCGGCGCCGCCTGCTGCTCGCCCGCGCCCTGGTCGCGGACGCCCCCCTGCTGCTCGTCGACGAGCCCGCCGAGCATCTCGACCCCGCGACCGCCGACGCCGTCCTGGACGCCCTCTGGAACGCACCCCCGACGCGTGACGGCACCGCCCGTGGCGTCCTCGTGGTCACCCACCGGCTGGGCCCCCTCGCGGCGGCCGACGAGGTGCTCTGGCTGGAGGACGGGCGCGTCGCGGCGCGCGGGACCCACGAGGCCCTGCGGGCCGACGTGCCGGGCTACCGTGAGGCCGTGGAGCAGACGGCCGCGGGGCGGGCATGA
- a CDS encoding Rne/Rng family ribonuclease — MTHETTPDSTAATTTDGGAAPAPRRRRRVTRDVTTPAPAAQVPPAPVVDAVTDDVTTDDVTTDDVTTDEGVPTSAAAEPVTEVVVTAGPDAESGEDDVPPAATEPVVAPPASRARRSRRVSRTVVVPPGDEAPAVAVTPEPVAVVPAAAAAVEPAAASADADVVGASDDGVPETVAPARRRRRAGRATGAVGASAAEQPDAPGTTPVVEPAAPDVPDADAPADAPRGRAAAGRRSRRKTAEAAAPADEATAPTPAASVADPATGGTDDEPARSLDVLAEFRAAAPVAGEPQPPARPRLATTAVLFQSPEASTRPRRRRAQASAGSPEEISQAAHAEESLAPEPADESGANAEQPAEQEGTGRGRRRGRGGRSRSRREEQVADDATVEDVPGAAAPSATDAQDADVDDVDPDDAADDATVDGDDDGSTPRRRRRRGGRGRRGRTDAAGTDEDDASADEGEDEQPADGEASDDDAAGDDEQGGSSRRRRRRRRGSRAETGDAEPRRRPASDEVTALRGSTRLEAKRQRRREGRDAGRRRQIITESEFLARRESVERTMVVRERAGRTQIAVLEDGVLVEHYVSHQAQASMVGNVYLGRVQNVLPSMEAAFVDVGKGRNAVLYAGEVNWDAAGLEGQPRRIEQALRSGDPVLVQVTKDPIGHKGARLTSQVTLAGRYLVYVPGGGMTGISRKLPDTERSRLKKILRDVVPDSAGVIVRTAAEGASEEELTADIARLQGQWEAIEKKSRTASAPALLQGEPDMAIRVVRDIFNDDFSTLVVQGDEAHATIASYVGDLAPDLATKVSKWTGTQDLFTVHRVDEQLAKGMDRKVWLPSGGSLVIDRTEAMTVVDVNTGKFTGAGGTLEETVTRNNLEAAEEIVRQLRLRDIGGIIVIDFIDMVLESNRDLVLRRLVECLGRDRTKHQVAEVTSLGLVQMTRKRVGQGLVEAFSETCEHCHGRGFIVHTDPVEKNVRPDAGAVQAPEGESKRARRKRATAEQAAPAAALPAVPVLPEAREAVKATLATIAAAAAHAHEHEHDRHEATDEPGDEASAAAQDVDAAAADEPAPAERLDVLAELASVGRLAVDPEPTSEADPVLELHAVAPEVFAVDEAEDEAVSPVADGQEHAAPSAEAEALGEPVADEPASDEQGPDEQGPDEQVPDETEAGTVP; from the coding sequence GTGACCCACGAGACCACCCCCGACAGCACGGCAGCGACGACGACGGACGGGGGAGCGGCGCCGGCGCCGCGACGCCGCCGACGGGTGACGCGGGACGTGACGACCCCGGCTCCCGCGGCGCAGGTCCCGCCCGCGCCCGTGGTGGACGCCGTCACCGACGACGTGACGACCGACGACGTGACGACCGACGACGTGACGACCGACGAGGGTGTGCCGACGAGCGCGGCCGCCGAGCCCGTCACGGAGGTCGTGGTGACGGCCGGGCCGGACGCCGAGTCCGGTGAGGACGACGTGCCGCCCGCTGCGACGGAGCCCGTCGTCGCCCCGCCCGCGTCCCGTGCCCGCCGGTCCCGTCGCGTCTCCCGCACGGTCGTGGTCCCTCCCGGTGACGAGGCCCCGGCCGTCGCGGTGACGCCCGAGCCGGTGGCGGTCGTCCCCGCGGCTGCCGCCGCGGTCGAGCCGGCCGCGGCGTCCGCGGACGCCGACGTGGTGGGCGCGTCCGACGACGGGGTGCCCGAGACCGTCGCGCCGGCCCGCCGGCGTCGACGGGCCGGTCGTGCGACCGGTGCGGTGGGCGCGAGCGCCGCCGAGCAGCCCGACGCACCGGGCACGACGCCGGTCGTGGAGCCTGCCGCTCCCGACGTCCCCGACGCCGACGCACCGGCCGACGCCCCGCGCGGGCGGGCCGCAGCCGGCCGCCGCAGCCGCCGCAAGACCGCCGAGGCGGCCGCACCGGCCGACGAGGCGACCGCTCCCACGCCGGCCGCCTCTGTCGCCGACCCGGCGACCGGCGGCACCGACGACGAGCCGGCCCGTTCTCTCGACGTGCTCGCCGAGTTCCGCGCCGCCGCCCCCGTCGCCGGTGAGCCGCAGCCGCCCGCCCGTCCCCGTCTGGCCACGACCGCGGTGCTCTTCCAGTCCCCCGAGGCGTCGACGCGCCCGCGCCGTCGCCGGGCGCAGGCCTCCGCGGGCTCGCCCGAGGAGATCTCGCAGGCGGCCCACGCCGAGGAGTCGCTGGCACCCGAGCCGGCCGACGAGAGCGGCGCGAACGCCGAGCAGCCGGCCGAGCAGGAGGGCACCGGCCGCGGCCGACGTCGTGGCCGGGGCGGACGCAGCCGGTCGCGTCGCGAGGAGCAGGTCGCGGACGACGCGACCGTCGAGGACGTGCCCGGGGCGGCCGCCCCGTCGGCCACCGACGCGCAGGACGCCGACGTCGACGACGTCGACCCCGACGACGCCGCGGACGACGCCACGGTCGACGGGGACGACGACGGCAGCACCCCCCGTCGCCGTCGGCGCCGTGGCGGTCGCGGGCGCCGTGGTCGCACCGACGCCGCAGGGACCGACGAGGACGACGCGAGCGCGGACGAGGGCGAGGACGAGCAGCCCGCGGACGGCGAGGCGTCCGACGACGACGCCGCGGGCGACGACGAGCAGGGCGGCTCGAGCCGCCGGCGCCGTCGTCGACGTCGCGGGTCGCGCGCGGAGACCGGCGACGCCGAGCCCCGCCGCCGTCCGGCGTCCGACGAGGTCACCGCGCTGCGGGGGTCCACGCGCCTGGAGGCGAAGCGGCAGCGCCGGCGGGAGGGCCGTGACGCCGGTCGTCGCCGCCAGATCATCACGGAGTCCGAGTTCCTCGCCCGGCGCGAGTCGGTGGAGCGCACCATGGTCGTGCGCGAGCGGGCCGGCCGCACGCAGATCGCGGTGCTCGAGGACGGCGTCCTCGTCGAGCACTACGTCTCCCACCAGGCCCAGGCCTCGATGGTCGGCAACGTGTACCTCGGGCGCGTGCAGAACGTGCTCCCGAGCATGGAGGCCGCGTTCGTCGACGTCGGCAAGGGGCGCAACGCCGTGCTGTACGCGGGCGAGGTCAACTGGGACGCCGCCGGGCTCGAGGGGCAGCCGCGCCGCATCGAGCAGGCCCTCAGGTCGGGCGACCCCGTGCTCGTCCAGGTCACCAAGGACCCGATCGGTCACAAGGGTGCGCGCCTGACCAGCCAGGTCACGCTCGCGGGCCGGTACCTCGTGTACGTGCCCGGTGGCGGGATGACCGGCATCAGCCGCAAGCTCCCCGACACCGAGCGCTCCCGCCTCAAGAAGATCCTGCGCGACGTCGTCCCGGACTCGGCGGGCGTCATCGTGCGCACCGCGGCCGAGGGGGCGAGCGAGGAGGAGCTCACCGCCGACATCGCGCGCCTGCAGGGCCAGTGGGAGGCCATCGAGAAGAAGTCCCGCACGGCGTCGGCCCCGGCGCTGCTGCAGGGTGAGCCCGACATGGCGATCCGCGTGGTCCGGGACATCTTCAACGACGACTTCTCGACCCTGGTCGTCCAGGGCGACGAGGCGCACGCGACGATCGCGTCCTACGTCGGCGACCTGGCGCCGGACCTCGCGACCAAGGTGTCCAAGTGGACCGGGACGCAGGACCTGTTCACCGTGCACCGCGTCGACGAGCAGCTCGCCAAGGGCATGGACCGCAAGGTGTGGCTGCCGTCGGGCGGCTCCCTGGTCATCGACCGCACCGAGGCGATGACGGTCGTCGACGTCAACACCGGCAAGTTCACCGGTGCCGGCGGGACGCTCGAGGAGACGGTCACGCGCAACAACCTCGAGGCCGCCGAGGAGATCGTCCGGCAGCTGCGCCTGCGGGACATCGGCGGGATCATCGTCATCGACTTCATCGACATGGTCCTCGAGTCGAACCGTGACCTCGTGCTGCGCCGCCTCGTGGAGTGCCTCGGCCGCGACCGCACGAAGCACCAGGTGGCCGAGGTCACGTCGCTCGGCCTGGTGCAGATGACGCGCAAGCGCGTGGGGCAGGGCCTGGTCGAGGCCTTCAGCGAGACGTGCGAGCACTGCCACGGTCGCGGCTTCATCGTGCACACCGACCCGGTGGAGAAGAACGTGCGCCCCGACGCGGGAGCCGTCCAGGCCCCCGAGGGCGAGTCCAAGCGCGCGCGGCGCAAGCGCGCCACGGCGGAGCAGGCCGCGCCCGCGGCCGCGCTCCCGGCCGTGCCCGTGCTCCCCGAGGCCCGTGAGGCGGTCAAGGCCACCCTCGCCACGATCGCGGCCGCGGCGGCGCACGCGCACGAGCACGAGCACGACCGGCACGAGGCCACCGACGAGCCCGGCGACGAGGCGTCGGCCGCGGCGCAGGACGTCGACGCTGCTGCTGCCGACGAGCCCGCGCCGGCCGAGCGGCTCGACGTCCTCGCCGAGCTGGCGTCGGTCGGCCGTCTCGCGGTCGACCCGGAGCCGACCTCGGAGGCAGACCCCGTGCTCGAGCTGCACGCGGTCGCCCCGGAGGTCTTCGCGGTCGACGAGGCCGAGGACGAGGCCGTCAGCCCGGTGGCCGACGGGCAGGAGCACGCCGCGCCGTCGGCGGAGGCGGAGGCGCTCGGCGAGCCGGTGGCCGACGAGCCGGCCTCGGACGAGCAGGGGCCTGACGAGCAGGGGCCTGACGAGCAGGTGCCCGACGAGACCGAGGCGGGCACGGTGCCCTGA
- a CDS encoding cytochrome ubiquinol oxidase subunit I, producing the protein MDALDLARWQFGITTVYHFIFVPLTIGLSPLVAIMQTAWYRTGNERWLRLTKFFGKLLLINFAIGVATGIVQEFQFGMNWSEYSRFVGDVFGAPLAMEALAAFFVESTFLGLWIFGWDKLPRKIHLACIWAVAIATNLSAFFILAANSWMQHPVGAIFNMETGRAEMVDIGAVLTNPTVLAAFPHTIAAAFLTAGTFVAGIAAWWMVRLVRSGDEATACDVYRPAVVLGLVTMLVSGAGVAVTGDWQAKLMFEQQPAKMAAAEGLCESTEGGAAFSILTVGDLNNDCAGVRHLIEIPGLTSFLATGTFDAPIRGVEELQGEYTEWITTWEAENGVEPTIDESTQFYPNLFVTYWSFRLMIGLGAGSAALALAALWLLRRKGSVTGKVWFGRLGIAAIATPFLASAFGWIFTEMGRQPWVVAPNPDPSGVDGVWLLTARGVSEVVSPGMVWFSMIGFTALYGVLAVAWFRLMKRYAVEGVADTEKDPSPDNPDNRPTDGTDRPLSFAY; encoded by the coding sequence GTGGACGCCCTCGACCTGGCCCGCTGGCAGTTCGGCATCACGACCGTCTACCACTTCATCTTCGTGCCGCTGACGATCGGGCTCTCGCCGCTCGTCGCGATCATGCAGACGGCGTGGTACCGCACCGGCAACGAGCGGTGGCTGCGCCTGACCAAGTTCTTCGGCAAGCTCCTGCTGATCAACTTCGCGATCGGCGTCGCCACCGGCATCGTGCAGGAGTTCCAGTTCGGCATGAACTGGTCCGAGTACTCGCGGTTCGTCGGCGACGTCTTCGGCGCACCGCTGGCCATGGAGGCCCTCGCGGCGTTCTTCGTCGAGTCGACGTTCCTGGGTCTGTGGATCTTCGGCTGGGACAAGCTGCCCAGGAAGATCCACCTCGCGTGCATCTGGGCGGTCGCGATCGCCACGAACTTGTCGGCGTTCTTCATCCTCGCGGCGAACTCCTGGATGCAGCACCCGGTCGGCGCGATCTTCAACATGGAGACCGGCCGCGCGGAGATGGTCGACATCGGCGCGGTGCTGACCAACCCCACCGTGCTCGCCGCGTTCCCGCACACCATCGCGGCCGCGTTCCTCACGGCCGGCACCTTCGTCGCCGGGATCGCCGCGTGGTGGATGGTGCGCCTGGTCCGCTCCGGCGACGAGGCCACCGCCTGTGACGTCTACCGCCCGGCGGTCGTGCTGGGCCTGGTGACCATGCTGGTCTCGGGCGCGGGCGTCGCGGTCACGGGCGACTGGCAGGCCAAGCTGATGTTCGAGCAGCAGCCCGCCAAGATGGCCGCCGCCGAGGGGCTGTGCGAGTCCACCGAGGGCGGCGCCGCCTTCTCGATCCTCACGGTCGGCGACCTCAACAACGACTGCGCCGGCGTCCGGCACCTCATCGAGATCCCGGGCCTGACCTCGTTCCTGGCGACCGGCACGTTCGACGCGCCGATCCGCGGCGTCGAGGAGCTGCAGGGCGAGTACACCGAGTGGATCACCACGTGGGAGGCCGAGAACGGCGTCGAGCCCACCATCGACGAGTCGACGCAGTTCTACCCCAACCTCTTCGTGACCTACTGGTCCTTCCGGCTCATGATCGGCCTCGGCGCCGGCTCGGCGGCGCTCGCGCTCGCCGCGCTGTGGCTGCTGCGCCGCAAGGGCTCCGTCACCGGCAAGGTGTGGTTCGGCCGGCTCGGGATCGCCGCGATCGCCACCCCGTTCCTGGCGTCGGCCTTCGGGTGGATCTTCACCGAGATGGGCCGTCAGCCCTGGGTCGTGGCGCCCAACCCCGACCCGTCCGGCGTCGACGGCGTCTGGCTGCTCACCGCACGGGGCGTCAGCGAGGTCGTCAGCCCCGGCATGGTGTGGTTCTCCATGATCGGCTTCACCGCCCTGTACGGCGTGCTCGCGGTCGCCTGGTTCCGCCTCATGAAGCGGTACGCGGTGGAGGGTGTCGCCGACACCGAGAAGGACCCCAGCCCTGACAACCCCGACAACAGGCCGACGGACGGCACCGACCGCCCGCTGTCCTTCGCCTACTGA
- the rpmA gene encoding 50S ribosomal protein L27 — MAHKKGASSSRNGRDSNAQRLGVKRFGGQVVKAGEIIVRQRGTHFHPGANVGRGGDDTLFALTAGSVAFGTRRGRKVVDIVASL, encoded by the coding sequence ATGGCACACAAGAAGGGCGCGAGCTCCTCGCGCAACGGTCGCGACTCCAACGCGCAGCGCCTCGGCGTCAAGCGCTTCGGCGGTCAGGTCGTGAAGGCCGGCGAGATCATCGTCCGCCAGCGCGGCACGCACTTCCACCCCGGCGCGAACGTCGGCCGTGGCGGCGACGACACGCTCTTCGCGCTGACCGCCGGGTCGGTGGCCTTCGGCACGCGTCGTGGCCGCAAGGTCGTCGACATCGTCGCGAGCCTCTGA
- the cydD gene encoding thiol reductant ABC exporter subunit CydD: MKPLDPRLLRHAHAARTYLALTVALGVLTGALVVVQALVLARALGSAVSDGATLPALGAAVAVLGAVVAARTAVTWVQERYAHRAATRAVAQLREQVVARAAAAGPRLLGSHEGPEVVTLATRGLDALEPYFVRYLPQLVLAATLTPATLLVVLGLDWISFAILLGTLPLVPVFMWLVGVMTQGRSARGLAIMARLGTQVLDLLAGLPTLRAFGREHGPGARVRDLGDAHRRATTGTLRIAFLSGMVLELLTTLCVALVAVGVGLRLVYADIDLVTGLAVLVLAPEVFAPLRQVGAQFHASTDGIAAADRAFTVIEGPAVPHGTTPAPDLSAGRVRVHGVGVRSRGGLTPDGLDLELAPGRVVALTGPSGVGKTTAVEVLLGLVEPDQGRVELVGPDGAGVDVRDVDPGTYWSQVTWLPQRPVLEPGTVAEVLGSPAGADRDRAAALTGLDTVVAGLPDGWRTRLGAGGTGLSVGQRQRLALTRALLRPTPLVVLDEPTAHLDAVGERVVLRTVDALRAAGSAVLLVAHRPSLAARADVVVPVTAAALPDAMPATTPGAA; encoded by the coding sequence GTGAAGCCCCTCGACCCCCGGCTCCTGCGCCACGCGCACGCCGCGCGCACCTACCTGGCGCTGACCGTCGCGCTCGGCGTGCTCACCGGCGCCCTCGTGGTCGTCCAGGCCCTCGTCCTCGCCCGCGCGCTCGGCAGCGCCGTCTCCGACGGAGCGACGCTGCCGGCGCTCGGGGCTGCGGTCGCGGTGCTCGGTGCCGTCGTCGCCGCCCGCACCGCCGTCACCTGGGTGCAGGAGCGCTACGCGCACCGGGCCGCGACGCGGGCCGTCGCGCAGCTGCGCGAGCAGGTCGTCGCCCGGGCGGCGGCGGCCGGCCCCCGGCTGCTCGGGTCGCACGAGGGCCCGGAGGTCGTCACGCTGGCGACCCGCGGCCTCGACGCCCTCGAGCCGTACTTCGTGCGCTACCTCCCCCAGCTCGTGCTCGCCGCGACGCTCACGCCCGCGACGCTGCTCGTCGTGCTCGGGCTCGACTGGATCTCCTTCGCGATCCTGCTCGGCACCCTCCCGCTCGTCCCGGTGTTCATGTGGCTCGTGGGCGTGATGACCCAGGGACGGTCCGCCCGGGGGCTGGCCATCATGGCCCGGCTCGGCACCCAGGTCCTCGACCTGCTCGCCGGGCTGCCCACGCTGCGCGCCTTCGGCCGCGAGCACGGACCCGGCGCCCGCGTCCGCGACCTGGGCGACGCCCACCGCCGGGCGACCACCGGCACCCTGCGGATCGCGTTCCTGTCGGGGATGGTCCTCGAGCTGCTGACGACGCTGTGCGTCGCCCTGGTGGCCGTCGGGGTCGGCCTGCGGCTGGTGTACGCCGACATCGACCTCGTCACTGGCCTGGCCGTGCTGGTGCTCGCGCCCGAGGTCTTCGCACCGCTGCGCCAGGTCGGCGCCCAGTTCCACGCCTCCACCGACGGGATCGCCGCGGCGGACCGGGCGTTCACGGTCATCGAGGGCCCGGCGGTCCCGCACGGGACCACACCCGCGCCGGACCTGTCGGCCGGGCGCGTGCGCGTGCACGGCGTGGGGGTGCGCAGCCGCGGCGGGCTGACCCCCGACGGCCTGGACCTCGAGCTGGCCCCGGGCCGGGTCGTCGCCCTCACCGGCCCCTCGGGCGTCGGCAAGACGACCGCCGTCGAGGTCCTGCTCGGCCTCGTCGAGCCCGACCAGGGCCGCGTGGAGCTCGTCGGGCCGGACGGCGCGGGCGTCGACGTCCGCGACGTGGACCCCGGCACGTACTGGTCGCAGGTCACGTGGCTGCCGCAGCGCCCCGTCCTCGAACCCGGCACCGTCGCCGAGGTGCTCGGCTCCCCCGCCGGCGCCGACCGCGACCGGGCTGCCGCGCTCACCGGCCTCGACACGGTCGTCGCCGGCCTCCCGGACGGCTGGCGGACCCGCCTGGGCGCGGGGGGCACCGGCCTGAGCGTCGGGCAGCGTCAGCGTCTGGCCCTCACCCGGGCGCTGCTGCGCCCCACACCGCTGGTCGTGCTGGACGAGCCGACCGCGCACCTGGACGCCGTGGGCGAGCGTGTCGTCCTGCGCACCGTCGACGCGCTGCGGGCCGCCGGCAGCGCCGTGCTCCTCGTCGCCCACCGGCCCTCCCTCGCCGCACGGGCCGACGTCGTGGTGCCCGTCACCGCGGCCGCGCTCCCCGACGCGATGCCCGCCACGACCCCGGGAGCAGCATGA